The DNA segment CGGCAGCAACTGTTCGAGCTCCTGCGCGACAAACGCGATCTGCGAACCTATCACCACTATCAGCACCGCCGCCATGGCCGGCACCGGCATCCACGCCCAGGCGTCGTTCCAGCGTTCGACCAGGCGCGAGCGCCGGGCCCCGGCGCTGGTCAGTACCGCCAGCAGCAATGGCACCACGATCAGCAGCAAAAAAGCCTCGACAAATGGGCCGATGGGGATTGCCACCGCCGCCTCTACGCCCGGCAGCACCGCCAGGTACAGCGGCAGCAGCGCCAACTGCAGCAACAGCAAGACGGGGGTGGCGGCCAGTGTCAGCCGCGCATCGCCTTTGCCGATATGGGTAAACACCACCACGTAGTCGATGCACGGCGTGAGCAGCACCAGCAACGCGCCGATCAGCAGCGCCGGACGCTCGCTCAAGCCACGGGTCAGGCCCCAGACCAGCAGGGGGATCAAGACAAAGTTGGCAATCAGCAGTGCCGCCATAAA comes from the Pseudomonas shahriarae genome and includes:
- a CDS encoding arsenic resistance protein, yielding MTREQLEHNQIPVYLVAVIGAVLGGLLAPQAAPALGALVTPTIAVLMYAMFLQIPFLQLRQGLANKRFMAALLIANFVLIPLLVWGLTRGLSERPALLIGALLVLLTPCIDYVVVFTHIGKGDARLTLAATPVLLLLQLALLPLYLAVLPGVEAAVAIPIGPFVEAFLLLIVVPLLLAVLTSAGARRSRLVERWNDAWAWMPVPAMAAVLIVVIGSQIAFVAQELEQLLPVVPVYLGFMLLAPMLGALTAWVFRLPASTARSVTFSSATRNSLVVLPLALALPADIRALAAAAVITQTLIELVCELIYIRVIPALVWRSR